From a region of the Acinetobacter calcoaceticus genome:
- a CDS encoding YheV family putative zinc ribbon protein, protein MKKRFIAGAKCPKCEATDRIVMLTTAEDEWIECIECGYSENRPTHIDEPESPAVPDEVGVIQFKPRRPD, encoded by the coding sequence ATGAAAAAACGTTTCATTGCTGGGGCTAAATGTCCAAAATGTGAAGCAACCGATCGGATTGTCATGCTAACCACCGCTGAAGACGAATGGATTGAATGTATCGAATGCGGTTATAGCGAAAATCGTCCGACTCATATTGATGAGCCTGAATCACCCGCTGTACCTGATGAAGTTGGAGTAATACAGTTCAAGCCTCGTCGTCCTGACTAA